The Terrirubrum flagellatum nucleotide sequence CGTTTCCGCCCCGTTTCGACGCGATTGCGCATGAGCGGCGCGGCGTTTCTCGGCGAATGGTGAACGCCGCGTTTCTGAAATTCAGCGCGAGCCGCCCATCCCCGGCATCCCCGCAACCTTCGTTGCATTCCGGTTAATTCGCGACGCGGAATGCATGCGAATCGTTTCACGCGACCTTGGCGCGCCTCTGTCATCTCTGTCGCGAGACGGGGAAGGCGGATACGCCATGTTGGGACGCATCACGAAGACGATCATCTGCGTCGGCGCCATCACGGCGATGTCGACCGAGCGCGACGTGACGAACGACCTGAAATCGCTCGCGGCGAACGCGCCGCAGGCGGCGATGGTTCAGGCCCAGGCGGCCTGCGCCGCCGATCCCGATCGCTGCGTCTCGGCGCTGCGCACCATCAGCGACCTGATCGCGCTGACGACCCCGCAGCCCTCGCGCGACACGCTCACGGCTTCCGACCGGGCGGCTGCGCCCCTGCGCCGCGGCGGCTGAGCCCGCAGGCCTTCACAGGCGCTCAGGGAACGCTTACCTGCCGGTGGAAGGCGCTTTAAGCCTTCGTGACGCAACCTCCGGCCGGAACCCATGACATCCGGGATCGACGCCATCCTCGACGACTTCTCCGTCCTCGACGAATGGGAAGACCGCTACCGCTATCTGATCGAGCTGGGAAAGACGCTCGAGCCCCTGCCTGACGCCGCCCATAACGACGTCAACAAGGTGCGCGGCTGCGCGAGCCAGGTCTGGATCGAGCCGCATGTCGACCATTCGACCTCGCCGCCGCGTCTGTCGTGGCGGGGCGACAGCGACGCCCATATCGTCCGCGGGCTGGTTGCGCTCACTCTCGCCTTCTTCAACGGGCGCACGCCGGAAGAGGTCGTCGCGGGCGATGCGCTGAAGCTTTTCAGCGATCTCGGCCTCGCCGAGCATCTAACGCCGCAGCGCTCGAACGGCGTGCGCGCCATGGTCGAGCGCATCAAGGCGGACGCGCGGGCGGCGCGCGATCAGGCCGCCGCGCCGTCGATGTCGGGGCGATAACCGTCCGCGCCCCAGAAGCGCAGGCCGCCGGAGCGCTCCGGCCCCTTCGCCTCCGCCGCCAGTCCGTAATGTCGGGCCAGCCGCGACAGGCCCATCTCCAGCACCAGTTTGGCCGAACGCGCCGGCCACTGGCGTTCGCGCTCGACCTCGGGCAGGCGTTTGAGGAAGCCGCAGACATCGATCAGAAGGCCCGAGAATTCGGGGCCTATAGCGATCAGCGCGCGATCGACCCGCTGGCGAGCTTCCACCATGGCCTCGGTCGCGAGCCCGGGATCGGCGCACCGCCGGCCGCTCGCCACCGACGCCGACCAGTTGGCCGTCACTCGCGGCATGATCTGCGCTCGTTCGAGATCGGCCCGCAGACGCTCGCCCGCCGCGAACTGCACCGCCGAAATCAACGGTTCGCCGTCCGGCCCCTTGCGACGATGCAGCCAGGCGAGCGGGCTCTCCGCCTCATTGACGAGAACAGGCCCATCTCCACGCGTCACCTCTCGGAGATCGGCGTGCTGGGCGAGAAAGGCGCGCTCGGGATCGGCGCGGAGGCGCGCCAGTCGGGCCCGACCCGCCGCGGTGATTTCGAGCCGGGGCCGGCCGGCCGCCAACCGCCTGACGGCGAGATCGTCCGAAATCAAAGTCCCCACCACATCGGCCGGGAAGCGCGCGCCGCGACCGGGCCCGGCGAGAGCTCCGTTCGCCCTTGTGATCCGCGCCGGCCCGCTCTCCAGAAGGCCAAGCAGCCGATCCGCCCGGCCATCTCTCTGATAAGTTGTTGCGTTGCCCACCATGCCGCCACCTGTTCACTATATGTTCCTATTGTAGGAATATAATCTTTAGGAGCGTGACGCAAGCTTTTTCTTTGCGCGCGGACAAGAAAAACGCCGCGACGAAATCGCGGCGCTTGGGCGGTCTCCGGCTTTCCCGAGGGCGTCAGCGCCGCTTGCGCTTCTGGCCGAGACCCATCTGCTTTGCGAGATTGGAGCGGGCCTTGGCGTAGTTCGGCGCCACCATGGGATAGTCCGGCGGCAGGCCCCATTTCTCGCGATACTGCTCCGGCGACAGGTTGTACTTGGTGCGCAGGTGCCGCTTGAGCGATTTGAACTTCAGCCCGTCTTCCAGACAGACGAGATATTCGAGATGGATCGACTTCTTCGGGCTGACCGCCGGCTTGGCGGGCTCGCTCGGCGCATCGAGCACCACGACATCGAGGCTCGTCAGGGCGCCATGCACGTCGCGGATCAGGCTCGGCAGATCAGACGCGGAAACTGTATTGTTGCTGACATAGGCCGAGACGATCTCTGACGCCAATTCGATATAGCTCGCGGACTCATCGGTTTTCATGATGCGCCCATCCCTTTCCCGCTCCGCGGCGGCCGCGAGGCGACGCCCCGTCAAGTTATTCCCATAGCATTTCCGCTAGGCTGATTTGCACGAATATTCAAGCAATATTTCCCCATTTCACGCGTCTCTTTCATCTCAATTAGCGCAGGTCTCGCGAAGACTTCCGCAACGGACGCGAATTGAGCAAAACCGATTCTTGCCGCGACGCGTTGCTCATCTTATCTGATCCATGACTGACGAAAGTTGTGAGACGCCATGGCCGCCCGGTCCTCAAAATCGCGCCCGAAGAAAGCCGCCGCGGCGAAAACGAAGCCACGCAAGTCGAAGACCGTTCCGCCGCCTGTCGCCGAGCGCAGGCCGCAACCCTTCACGCGCCACGGGATCACCGTCGCCGACGATTACGCTTGGCTGAAGGATTCGAACTGGCGCGAAGTGCTGCGCAAGCCGAAGGCGCTTTCGCCTGATATTCGCGCGCATCTCGAAGCCGAGAACGCCTACACCGAGAGCCTGCTTGGCCACACCGCATCGCTGCAGAAGAAGCTGGTCGCGGAAATGCGCGGCCGCATCAAGGAAGACGATTCCTCTCCGCCCTCACCCGACGGCCCCTTCGCCTACTTCCGCAAATACAACGAGGGCGGCCAGCATCCGATGATCGGGCGTCAGCCGCGCGACGGCGGCGACGCTCATTTCATTCTCGACGGCGATGCGCTTTCGAAAAAGTCGGACTTCTTCCAGTTCGGCGACGCGACGCATTCGCCCGACCATACGCTTGAAGGCTGGAGCGCCGACGTCAGAGGCTCGGAGTTCTTCACCATTCGCGTGCGCGACTGGACGACTGGAAAAGATCGCGACGACATTATCGAAGAGAGCGATGGCGATCTCGTCTGGACCCGCGACGCCAGCGCCTTCTACTACATCAAGCTCGACGACAATCACCGGCCGCTCAGCGTCTATCGGCACAGGCTCGGAACGAAGCAGAGCGAAGATGAACTCGTCTATCAGGAAAAGGACGAGGGCTGGTACGTCAATATTTCGGAAAGCGCGACCGGGCGCTATTGCATCATCTCCGGCGGTGATCACGAGACGTCGGAGCAGAGGCTCATCGATCTCGCTGACGTCAACGCAAAGCCCGTTCTCATCGCGGCGCGCGAGACGCGCGTGAAATATGACGCGAATGATCGTGGCGACGATCTCTACATCCTCACCAACGCCGACGGCGCGATCGATTTCAAGATCGTCACGGCGCCGATCGCCGCGCCGGCGCGCGCGAACTGGCGCGATCTGATCGCCCATCGACCCGGCGCCTATCTCGAGGAAATCGAGCTGTTCAAAGGCTGGCTCGTGCGCCTCGAACGCGAGAACGCGCTGCCGCGCATCATCATTCGCGATCTCGCCACCAACGAAGAACACGCCATCTCGTTCGATGAAGAAGCCTATGCGCTCGACATGGAGGGCGGCTACGAGTTCGACACGACCACGCTGCGCTTCAGCTATTCCTCGATGACCACGCCGAACGAGGTGTGGGACTATGACATGAAGGCGCGCACGCGCGTCCTGCGCAAGCGGCAGACCATTCCGTCAGGCCATGATCCCGCGCGCTATGTCACAACGCGCATCTTCGCGACCGCGCATGACGGCGCGCAAGTGCCGGTTTCGATCCTGCGCCTGAAGGACACGCCGGTCGATGGCGGCGCGCCGCTGCTGCTTTACGGCTACGGCTCCTACGGCCTCACCATTCCCGCCTATTTCTCCGCCAATCGTCTTTCTCTCGTCGATCGCGGCTTCGTCTACGCCATCGCGCATATTCGCGGCGGGGCCGACAAGGGCTGGAGCTGGTATCTCGACGGCAAGCGCGAGAAGAAGACCAACACGTTCGACGATTTCGCCGCCGCAGCGCGCGCGCTGGTCGATGCGAAATACACATCGGCGAAAAGAATTGTCGGCCATGGCGGCAGCGCCGGCGGCATGCTGATGGGCGCGGTCGCGAACCGCTCCGGCGAACTGTTCTGCGGCCTCGTCGCCGAAGTGCCGTTCGTCGATGTGCTCAACACGATGCTCGACGCCGATCTGCCGCTGACGCCGCCGGAATGGCCGGAATGGGGAAATCCCATCACCGACGAAACCGCTTTCAAACAAATCCTGTCCTACTCGCCCTACGACAATGTCGCGGCGAAGGACTATCCCGCGATCCTCGCCATGGGCGGGCTCACCGATCCGCGCGTCACCTACTGGGAGCCGGCGAAATGGATCGCGCGATTGCGCGCGACGATGATGTCGGGCGGGCCTGTTCTTCTGCGCACCAATATGGGCGCGGGCCATGGCGGCGCGTCGGGCCGCTTCAACCGGTTGAAGGAAGTGGCGCTGGTCTACGCCTTCGCGCTGTGGGCCGTGGAGCGCGCCGCCGTCGCTTAGATCACGTTCCGGTCGGACGCGTCGTCATGCGCTCGTCGATGTAGCGGCGCAACTCATCGAAGGAGCGGAATTCGAGACGTCCCGTCGGCGTCTCCGCTTCGATCGAACCGTCATCGAACATGGTGTAGCGGTTCGGCCCGCTCGAGAAGCTGCGCACCATTTTCTTGCGCGGAGCTTCCGTCTCAGGAGCGTTCGCCGCCTCGAGCTCGGGTTCGGGCGCGACTTCGTGGAACGACGGCGCGGGTTCGTCCGCCGCCGCATCCTCCGCGACCGGCTCGGGATCGCGCGGCGCTTCAGCCACGACCGGCTCGCTCGCGCTCTCCTCAACGGCGGCGGCTTCGACCGCGACCTTCTCGACCGCCGTCTCAACTTCCGGCTCGGGCGTGGAAGCAGCTTCGGCAGGCTCGATCTCGGGTGCAGTCGATACAGGCGTTTCGGCCTCCGCCGGCTGTTCGACCTTGTCGATCGCGTTGTTGTCGGCGGAATCGGCTGCGGCTGCGGGCTTCGCATCCTCGGCGACCTTCTCCTCCGGCGGCGCAACCGTGGGCGCAACGCGCAGATTCGCGCGATAGGATTCGCCTGATATCGGGCCGGCTGGCCGCGCGGGCGAGCGCGGGGCGCCGGGACGTTCGCGGCGCGCGATGATCTCGTTGAGAATGGTGTCGATGTCAGGCGGCTTCGGCGTCGCGGGCTGCTCGGGCTCGACCACCGCCGCGATGGCTTCGTCGACCTGGTCCTTCTGCTCAGCGGCCGCCTCTGCGACGGGTGCGGGCTTGTCTTCGACAGTCGCGGATTCGGCGACGGCTTCGTGCGCCGGAGTCTCGTGAGCCGAATGAGCCGAGGCGGAGAGGCGCTCGCCGAAGATGTGGGCGTCGCCGCCCGCATCAGTCGCGTCCTTCGTCTTCGTCGACGCCGCGACGACTGCGGCGCCGATCACGGCTGCAGCCGCCGCGGGCGCGGCGACAGGCGACAACGCCGCGGGAGCGGCCGGCGCGATCTCTTCCGGCTTCGCCTGACGCCAGCCCGGCGAAGCCGGAGACCGTTCGGCCTGCGACGCCGCGGCGCGCTGCGACCAGTTGCGCAAACCCGACTTCAGGATCGGATCCTGCGAACGCGCCGCGGGCGCAGATGCGGGCGCCGGCGGCGGAGGTGGAGCGGCCGCAAGCTCGGCCTCCACGGCGGCAAGCACGGCGTCAGCGGGCGCCGACGCGGCGAGCGGCGGAAGGGGCGCAGGCGCCGCAAGAGGAGCAGGCATGACAGTCGCAGGCGTCGCTGAAGCGACCGGGCGCGCCGCCAGCGCATCGATGACGGCGAAACGCGCCTTGCGCAGCTCGCGCACCAACATCGCGATCGCCAAGACAATGCAGGCCGACGCGATGGCGACGGCGCCTCCGGTGAGGAAAGCCGCATTGCGATCGTCGAAGCCGAGCCAGCCTGCGACGAAGCCCGCGGCAGCGAGGACCGCGCTCAGGATCGCGAGGAAGGAAAACGTCATGTCAAACTACGCCTCTTCTTTTTCTGACTTTTCGATGACAGGAATAGAACGGCAAAAGAAAGACGAATGACAGGAATGACATCCCACTGTTGTTCCCGGAAGCTTGTCTGACGAGATCACGCCGCACTTTGATTGAATCCACCAAAGTGCGGGAACGTGATCGATTCCAAAAGCTTAGAGCATGGCTTTTGCGAAAAACCCGACTTCCACTTTTTCGCGCCATGCTCTACGGTCCTCACTGACCGTCAGCGCGGCTGATCAGGCCGTCAGGTTCAAGCCTCACAGGAGACCAGAATGTCCTTCACCCTCCCCGACCTGCCCTACGCCCATGACGCGCTGCAGCCCTATATGTCGAAGGAAACCCTCGAGTTCCATCACGACAAGCATCATCTCGCCTATGTCAACAACGGCAACAATCTGCTGAAGGGAACCGAGTGGGAAGGCAAGAGCCTCGAAGAGATCGTCAAGGGCTCTTTCGGCAAGAACGCCGGCCTCTTCAACAATGCTGGCCAGCACTACAACCATCTCCATTTCTGGAAATGGATGAAGCCGAATGGCGGCGGCAAGATTCCCGGCAAGATTGAAAAGGCGCTGATCGACGGCTTCGGCTCGGTCGACAAGGCGAAAGAGGAATTCGTCCAGGCGGGCGTGACGCAGTTCGGCTCGGGCTGGAGCTGGTTCGCGGTGAAGGACGGCAAGGTGATCGCGACGAAGACGCCGAACGGCGAAAGCCCGCTCGTCCATGGCGCGACGCCGATTCTCGGCTGCGACGTGTGGGAGCATTCCTACTACATCGACTATCGCAATCGTCGCCCCGACTATCTCAAGGCGTTCGTCGAGAACCTCGTGAACTGGGAATATGTCGAAGAGCTCTATAGCAAGGCTGCGTGAGCTATTCGCAGCAACTGCGAATTTCAGAAAGGGGCCGCGAGGCCCCTTTTTCGCTTCAGTTCGTTCGCGACGGTCTTACGCCATGGACTTCGCCAGCATCGCGAAGGGCAGGACAAGCGACAATGGCGCGTCATTCAATCGAACCGCGCCATAACCTTCATACCATCGCACGGCGCGATCGCTTTTCGCATCAACAAGCAAAGCGACGCCGCCGACCTGTTCCGCCACCGCCATGCAACGACGTGCGGCGGCGACCAGCAGCGCTCCGCCGAGCCCGCGCCCTTGAACGCTGACATCCACGGCAAGACGACCTAATCGGAAAACCGGAATCTCATGACGCGCGAGGCCACGCTTCGCGACTTTCGGCGTTCGCGCATATTCGAGCGAAGCCGGACTTAACGAGTAGAAACCCAGAATGCGCAAAGGCGCATCTTCGGAGACCGCAATGAATGTCTTGGCGCCGCCGCTTTCGTGATTCTGACGAGCATAGCGCTGCAAATAGATGCAGAGATCAGCGTCGCCGCAGTCGAACGAGGCGCGATCGTGCCGCTTGTCGATAGGCGTTTCACGCCAAACGATCACGTCAGTTTCTGGCCGGCCTTCGCCACCCGGATCAGGCGCGCAGGCGGCGGCGGCGGATTTTCCAGAAGATCGAGAATGCGCAAGCTATCGCGCTCCGACAATGCGAGTCGCTCCGCCTGCTCGACGACCTCTCGCGCGCGAGGCAGGGCGGCGCGCAGGATGAAGCCCGTCAGATCGAGATTTTCGAGCGCGGCCGCGCGCGCGATCATCGCCTTCTGTTCGGCGGGAACACGAAGCTCGATGCGGCTGCTGTTGTCGTTGATCGTGCGGGCCATAGGAGAACTCCCCAGCTATATAGTGTACGGCTGTATTCCGTACAAGTCTTTTTCAAATTCAACCCCGTCTCATCATCGCAACCGCCAAATCGAACGCCGCGCGCAGCGATGATTCATCGGCGACGCCCTTGCCCGCGATCTCGAACGCAGTGCCGTGATCGACGCTGGTGCGCACGAAGGGCAACCCCACCGTGACGTTCACGCCGCGATCAAGACCGAGATACTTCACCGGGATCAGGCCCTGATCGTGATATTGCGCAACGACGATATCGAACTCGCCCTTGCGCGCCCGCATGAACACGGTATCAGGCGGAAACGGCCCCTGCGCATCGAAGCCTTCGGCGCGCGCCTGCGCGATCGCCGGCGCGATGATCGCATCGTCCTCTTCGCCCATCAGCCCGTGTTCGCCCGCATGCGGATTTAGGCCGGCGACCGCGATGCGCGGCTTCGCGATTCCAAAGCCGCGACAAGCGTCAGCGGCGAAGCGGATCGCGCGCAATTCATTCTCCGGCGTGATCATCGCGATCGCTTGCGTTAATGGCACATGGATCGAGACGAGCAGCACGCGCAATTCGTCATTCGCGAGCATCATCGCGACGTGGTCGACGCCGGCGCGATCGGCGAGCAGTTCGGTATGGCCGGGAAATGAAACTCCGGCCGCCGCCAGCGCCTCCTTGTGGATCGGCGCGGTGACGATGGCGCGCAACGCTCCCGACAGCGCGAGATCGGCGCCGGCGATGATCGCGTCGTAGGCGGCGCGGCCGGCGCGCGCATCGATCTTTCCCGGCGCGATGTCGGCCCCGATGTTGGACGCGGCGATGACGTTGATCGCCCGCGGGTGCGCCGCGGCCTCGCGCGGATGCGCGATCCCGATAATCTCGCGCTTCGCGTCCAGTATTTTCGCCGCCTTCTTCAGCGCGCCGATATCTCCGATCGCCAGCGCCGGATGCGGCAGGCCGCTTTCGAAAAGCCTGACGGTGATCTCGGGGCCGATCCCGGCGGGATCGCCCACGGTCACGCCAATCGGCAGTTCATGCAAAGCCATGCGTTCATCGCTCCGTTGCGCCGCAGAGACGCAGTGTTCCCGGCGGCGGCGCGGTGATAACGGAGCAAGCGCGCTTACGAAAGACACCGCCATGGCCCGCCTCAGCGTCAACCTCAACAAGATCGCGCTCCTGCGCAATTCCAGGCGTACCGGCGTGCCCGATCTCATGGCCTTTCCGAAGCTCGTGCGCGACGCCGGCGGCGAAGGGATCACCATTCATCCCCGCCCCGACGAGCGTCATATCCGCCATAGCGACGTGGCGCCGCTCGCCGCAGCGATCGCCCCGTGGCGGCCGGCCTTCGAATACAACATCGAGGGGCGGCCCGATCCGACCTTCATGGCGCTGGTCGAATCCGTGAAGCCGGAGCAATGCACTCTGGTGCCGGATGCGCGCGACGCCTTCACCTCCGAAGAAGGCTGGAAGCTTGGCGACGCCGAAATCGCCGAGTTGAAGCCCGTCATCGCAAAGCTCAGGGCGATCGGCGCGCGCGTGATCCTGTTCGTCGATCCCGATCCCGCCATCGTCGCGCGCGTTCCCGCAACCGGCGCGCAGGGCGTCGAGATCTATACCGGCTCCTACGCGGAAGCCTTCCGCCGCGGCGACGGATCGGCGTTGCTCGGCAAGATCAAGGGACTCGCGGAAGCCGCGCGCGATGCGGGGCTCGTCGTCAACGCAGGGCATGATCTCAACCTCAACAACATTCCGCCGCTGATGCAGGCCGTTCCCTTCCTGCATGAAGCCTCGATCGGCCATGAGTTGACGGCCGACGCGCTGATTTCAGGATTTTCCGCGACGGTCGCTGCCTATGCAAAAGCGCTGAAGAGCTGAGCGCGAGGTCAGCGCGCTAGGAATCTTTCGCTGCGCGCGGTTCGATCAGATCCCAGCGATTGCCGTAGATGTCCTCGAAGACCGCGACGACGCCGTAGCTTTCGCGCCGCGGTTCTTCGATGAAGTTCACGCCCGCGGCGACAAATGCGGCATGGTCGCGCGCGAAGTCGTCCGTCTCGAGGAACAGCGCGACGCGCCCGCCTGTCTGGTCGCCAATGCGCGCCGCCTGACGATCATTCGCGGCCTGGGCCAGGAGAAGCCGCGCGTCGCCCGCACCCGACGCGACGACGACCCAGCGCTTGCCATCACCGAGATCGCTGTCTTCGATCAGCCGGAAGCCAAGGCGGCCGACATAAAAGCCGATCGCTTCGTCGTAATCGCGGACAACAAGCGTGATCAGCGCGATGCGGCGCGTCATGCCGCCGCGACGCCTTTCAGGAAACGATCAACCGTCAGCCTCAACTGCTCGGCGCGGCCGGCGACATCGCTTGCGCCCGACCTCACGGCGTGGGCGACGTCCTCGGTGCGCGCGGCGTCTGCGGCGACGATCTGCACGTTCGAGGACACGAGCGTGCTCGCGTCAGCCGATT carries:
- a CDS encoding MucR family transcriptional regulator; translation: MKTDESASYIELASEIVSAYVSNNTVSASDLPSLIRDVHGALTSLDVVVLDAPSEPAKPAVSPKKSIHLEYLVCLEDGLKFKSLKRHLRTKYNLSPEQYREKWGLPPDYPMVAPNYAKARSNLAKQMGLGQKRKRR
- a CDS encoding pyridoxine 5'-phosphate synthase, whose amino-acid sequence is MARLSVNLNKIALLRNSRRTGVPDLMAFPKLVRDAGGEGITIHPRPDERHIRHSDVAPLAAAIAPWRPAFEYNIEGRPDPTFMALVESVKPEQCTLVPDARDAFTSEEGWKLGDAEIAELKPVIAKLRAIGARVILFVDPDPAIVARVPATGAQGVEIYTGSYAEAFRRGDGSALLGKIKGLAEAARDAGLVVNAGHDLNLNNIPPLMQAVPFLHEASIGHELTADALISGFSATVAAYAKALKS
- a CDS encoding DUF1778 domain-containing protein, translated to MARTINDNSSRIELRVPAEQKAMIARAAALENLDLTGFILRAALPRAREVVEQAERLALSERDSLRILDLLENPPPPPARLIRVAKAGQKLT
- a CDS encoding SufE family protein, producing the protein MTSGIDAILDDFSVLDEWEDRYRYLIELGKTLEPLPDAAHNDVNKVRGCASQVWIEPHVDHSTSPPRLSWRGDSDAHIVRGLVALTLAFFNGRTPEEVVAGDALKLFSDLGLAEHLTPQRSNGVRAMVERIKADARAARDQAAAPSMSGR
- a CDS encoding VOC family protein, whose translation is MTRRIALITLVVRDYDEAIGFYVGRLGFRLIEDSDLGDGKRWVVVASGAGDARLLLAQAANDRQAARIGDQTGGRVALFLETDDFARDHAAFVAAGVNFIEEPRRESYGVVAVFEDIYGNRWDLIEPRAAKDS
- a CDS encoding DUF6456 domain-containing protein — its product is MVGNATTYQRDGRADRLLGLLESGPARITRANGALAGPGRGARFPADVVGTLISDDLAVRRLAAGRPRLEITAAGRARLARLRADPERAFLAQHADLREVTRGDGPVLVNEAESPLAWLHRRKGPDGEPLISAVQFAAGERLRADLERAQIMPRVTANWSASVASGRRCADPGLATEAMVEARQRVDRALIAIGPEFSGLLIDVCGFLKRLPEVERERQWPARSAKLVLEMGLSRLARHYGLAAEAKGPERSGGLRFWGADGYRPDIDGAAA
- a CDS encoding S9 family peptidase: MAARSSKSRPKKAAAAKTKPRKSKTVPPPVAERRPQPFTRHGITVADDYAWLKDSNWREVLRKPKALSPDIRAHLEAENAYTESLLGHTASLQKKLVAEMRGRIKEDDSSPPSPDGPFAYFRKYNEGGQHPMIGRQPRDGGDAHFILDGDALSKKSDFFQFGDATHSPDHTLEGWSADVRGSEFFTIRVRDWTTGKDRDDIIEESDGDLVWTRDASAFYYIKLDDNHRPLSVYRHRLGTKQSEDELVYQEKDEGWYVNISESATGRYCIISGGDHETSEQRLIDLADVNAKPVLIAARETRVKYDANDRGDDLYILTNADGAIDFKIVTAPIAAPARANWRDLIAHRPGAYLEEIELFKGWLVRLERENALPRIIIRDLATNEEHAISFDEEAYALDMEGGYEFDTTTLRFSYSSMTTPNEVWDYDMKARTRVLRKRQTIPSGHDPARYVTTRIFATAHDGAQVPVSILRLKDTPVDGGAPLLLYGYGSYGLTIPAYFSANRLSLVDRGFVYAIAHIRGGADKGWSWYLDGKREKKTNTFDDFAAAARALVDAKYTSAKRIVGHGGSAGGMLMGAVANRSGELFCGLVAEVPFVDVLNTMLDADLPLTPPEWPEWGNPITDETAFKQILSYSPYDNVAAKDYPAILAMGGLTDPRVTYWEPAKWIARLRATMMSGGPVLLRTNMGAGHGGASGRFNRLKEVALVYAFALWAVERAAVA
- a CDS encoding GNAT family N-acetyltransferase codes for the protein MIVWRETPIDKRHDRASFDCGDADLCIYLQRYARQNHESGGAKTFIAVSEDAPLRILGFYSLSPASLEYARTPKVAKRGLARHEIPVFRLGRLAVDVSVQGRGLGGALLVAAARRCMAVAEQVGGVALLVDAKSDRAVRWYEGYGAVRLNDAPLSLVLPFAMLAKSMA
- the pdxA gene encoding 4-hydroxythreonine-4-phosphate dehydrogenase PdxA; the protein is MALHELPIGVTVGDPAGIGPEITVRLFESGLPHPALAIGDIGALKKAAKILDAKREIIGIAHPREAAAHPRAINVIAASNIGADIAPGKIDARAGRAAYDAIIAGADLALSGALRAIVTAPIHKEALAAAGVSFPGHTELLADRAGVDHVAMMLANDELRVLLVSIHVPLTQAIAMITPENELRAIRFAADACRGFGIAKPRIAVAGLNPHAGEHGLMGEEDDAIIAPAIAQARAEGFDAQGPFPPDTVFMRARKGEFDIVVAQYHDQGLIPVKYLGLDRGVNVTVGLPFVRTSVDHGTAFEIAGKGVADESSLRAAFDLAVAMMRRG
- a CDS encoding superoxide dismutase — its product is MSFTLPDLPYAHDALQPYMSKETLEFHHDKHHLAYVNNGNNLLKGTEWEGKSLEEIVKGSFGKNAGLFNNAGQHYNHLHFWKWMKPNGGGKIPGKIEKALIDGFGSVDKAKEEFVQAGVTQFGSGWSWFAVKDGKVIATKTPNGESPLVHGATPILGCDVWEHSYYIDYRNRRPDYLKAFVENLVNWEYVEELYSKAA